One stretch of Juglans microcarpa x Juglans regia isolate MS1-56 chromosome 3D, Jm3101_v1.0, whole genome shotgun sequence DNA includes these proteins:
- the LOC121254725 gene encoding pollen-specific protein C13-like encodes MATKVFLFALCAILPALIVSAGRPARNPFIVRGKVYCDTCRAGFETSATTYIPGAKVRVECKDRNTMQLLYSKEGTTDSTGTYSILVAEDHEDQLCDAMLVSSSQHDCATASPGRERARVILTGYNGIASNNRFVNAMGFMKEEALSGCAEVLKQYQEDDE; translated from the exons ATGGCCACAAAAGTGTTTCTTTTTGCGCTATGTGCGATCCTTCCCGCGCTTATTGTTAGCGCCGGCCGCCCGGCCAGAAACCCCTTCATAGTGAGAGGAAAAGTCTACTGCGACACCTGCCGCGCCGGTTTCGAGACCTCCGCCACGACTTACATTCCCG GTGCAAAGGTTAGGGTCGAATGCAAAGACAGGAATACAATGCAACTCTTATACAGCAAGGAGGGAACAACCGACTCTACCGGAACCTATAGTATACTGGTGGCTGAGGACCATGAGGACCAGCTTTGTGATGCTATGCTTGTTAGCAGCTCCCAGCACGACTGTGCAACAGCATCCCCTGGGCGTGAGCGTGCCCGTGTCATCCTCACTGGCTACAATGGCATTGCATCCAACAATCGTTTTGTCAATGCCATGGGCTTCATGAAGGAGGAGGCCTTGTCTGGCTGTGCCGAGGTCCTTAAGCAATACcaggaggatgatgagtag